A genomic segment from Psychrobacillus sp. FSL K6-2836 encodes:
- a CDS encoding YesK family protein — protein MDALMLEGWTPILLCGIVFAIVMFIMSRKVSRNFLFSTSTVLSLICIVVIIYSVFGVGGWEGMGLGLFTVTILVGIWIGTVIGAFSRSSNF, from the coding sequence ATGGATGCTTTGATGTTAGAGGGATGGACGCCTATATTGCTTTGCGGTATTGTGTTTGCAATTGTGATGTTTATTATGTCCCGTAAAGTTTCAAGAAATTTTTTATTTTCCACCTCTACTGTATTAAGTCTAATTTGTATCGTGGTAATTATTTATAGCGTGTTTGGAGTTGGTGGTTGGGAAGGTATGGGACTGGGTTTATTTACGGTTACTATTTTAGTAGGAATTTGGATAGGTACTGTTATAGGAGCTTTCTCAAGGAGTTCAAATTTTTAA
- a CDS encoding group-specific protein, producing the protein MDYVYHMVPKEMKGEVLTSLNELKLMHPELYESYSRKYLNHPERANLLLKSIPKLNCLWNDVIFLLPLHPYCVYEALYSLGVSIKKDLVVYEIPTEKLVENKNAVYFYNKENYNGPATDIPDEEVQFIDIISYQECSALPSDTLAYFTDEHKKGVNFGMFAYIPHILSLGNINVKDVNKINWSVAPVET; encoded by the coding sequence ATGGATTACGTTTATCATATGGTGCCAAAAGAAATGAAGGGGGAGGTGCTTACTTCTCTAAATGAGTTAAAATTGATGCATCCCGAACTTTATGAATCCTACTCAAGAAAGTATTTAAACCATCCAGAAAGGGCGAACTTATTATTGAAGAGCATTCCCAAATTAAATTGTTTATGGAATGATGTAATTTTTTTACTACCGCTTCACCCTTACTGTGTCTATGAAGCTTTATATTCGCTTGGAGTAAGTATTAAAAAAGATTTGGTGGTTTATGAAATACCAACGGAAAAATTGGTGGAAAATAAAAATGCTGTATATTTCTATAATAAAGAAAATTATAACGGCCCAGCTACAGATATACCTGATGAAGAAGTTCAATTCATTGATATAATTTCATATCAAGAATGTTCAGCTTTGCCGTCGGACACATTAGCTTACTTCACAGATGAACATAAAAAAGGTGTTAATTTTGGGATGTTCGCATATATTCCTCATATTTTGAGTTTAGGAAACATTAATGTAAAAGATGTTAATAAGATTAACTGGAGTGTGGCTCCAGTTGAAACATAA